CGAGTCCCATGTGCACGTCGAGTTCTACATCGTCAGCTGGGACCCCTCGACCGACTCCTTCTTCTCGGCGCTGGTCGACGCGGCGGCCCGAGGTGTGCGGGTGCGGCTGCTCCTGGACCACCTGGGGTCTCGCACGTATCCGGGCCGCAAGGAGATGTTCCGGCGGATGAGCGAGGCCGGCATCGACTGGCACCTGATGATGCCGATCGACCCGCTGCGCGGTCGCTGGCGACGACCCGACCTCCGCAACCACCGCAAGCTCCTCGTGGTCGACGGCGAGGTGGCCTTCCTGGGCTCGCACAACCTCATCGACCCGTCGTACGGCAGCGACGCGAACAAGCGGGACGGACGGCTCTGGAAGGACCTGAGCCTCCGGGTCAGCGGCGACATCGTGCTCTCGGTGCAGGCGGTGTTCCTCACCGACTGGCACACCGAGACCGGCGAGGTCCTCGACCTGGGGACCTACTTCGTCGACAAGCCCGACCTCGTGCCGGGCGGGCGCGCCAACGGGATGCAGCTGGTGCCGTCGGGTCCCGGGTTCCCCACCGAGCCCAACCTGCGGATGTTCACCTCGCTGGTGCACCTCGCGACCGAGCGGATCTCGATCACCAGCCCCTACTTCGTGCCGGACGACGCGCTGCTGGCGGCCATCACCTCGGCGGCGTACCGCGGGGTCGAGGTGGAGCTCTTCGTCGGCGAGAAGGCCGACCAGTTCCTCGTCGGGCACGCGCAGCGCTCCTACTACTCCGCGCTGCTCGACGCGGGGGTGGTCATCCACCTCTACCCGGCCCCCACCGTGCTCCACGCGAAGTACATGACGATCGACGGCAC
The Nocardioides marinisabuli genome window above contains:
- the cls gene encoding cardiolipin synthase, giving the protein MTWVSVLTGAFLVLEYVLKVLAVGTVPENRRPSSSSAWLLLILFVPVLGFVLYWLIGSPWVRGRRVEIQSAANELLRERMSRFSAWRPDQVAAPGLASVLAMNERLTSIPCLTGAEEGLYGETADFFAAMTEAVAASESHVHVEFYIVSWDPSTDSFFSALVDAAARGVRVRLLLDHLGSRTYPGRKEMFRRMSEAGIDWHLMMPIDPLRGRWRRPDLRNHRKLLVVDGEVAFLGSHNLIDPSYGSDANKRDGRLWKDLSLRVSGDIVLSVQAVFLTDWHTETGEVLDLGTYFVDKPDLVPGGRANGMQLVPSGPGFPTEPNLRMFTSLVHLATERISITSPYFVPDDALLAAITSAAYRGVEVELFVGEKADQFLVGHAQRSYYSALLDAGVVIHLYPAPTVLHAKYMTIDGTAGVIGSSNMDFRSFGLTYEVMLLAFGGDLVTHLQRNDEEYRAASRVLGQAEWRSRPWHQRYIDNVCRLTAALM